In the genome of Shewanella denitrificans OS217, the window GTGAACACAACGAGATTAGTCTGTTTCCACGTTAGCGATTTAAAGCGTGCTGTCATCTGGTCAATTCCATCTATACAATGCGGCAAAATACAAATTAAACAAGTTTATAACATCTTATGCCTTTACTACTCAAACATTTGCAGCTCTACATAAGAATAACATTGATACTCAAGGCAAAATGTATTGCTACACTAGCGTGAGTTAACTGTGAGTTATCGATTAAGCTGACTAAGAATTACTTTAGTGAACTCGGGCAAGTTTGTCATCTACTATTAAGTGTTTAGCGGTTTTTTATATGTGCCTTTGGGTGAATTGGCTTCATTAGCCTCAGCCTCTTGTTGTTAATTTTTTATAAGTGTAACCACAAGACTGCTTGTGGCAGGTGCAACTTTGTGTACGTTTATAGGCTTATAGCACCTGGTTGCGGGTGAAGTTGAGCTTTTTCGTCTGTGCTTTCGCTAAAACAGTTGTTTTTTATATGGATTTTTCGCAATAAATTACTAATAATTGCGATTTTAAGATATTTTTCACACATAGCTCGCGGCGCTATTTAACTCTGTAGGTTAATTGCAGTATACTTGTGCGCGTAATTAAAGGTCATTAAATTAAGGAATGGGTCACGTGAATCCAATTGTAAAGAGTTTTGAGTATGGTCAACATACAGTCACCTTAGAAACAGGTGTTATTGCACGTCAAGCAGATGCTGCAGTTTTAGCAAGCATGGGCGATACCACAGTACTAGTTACTGTTGTTGGTAAAAAAGTAGCGGATTTAAGCCGTGACTTCTTCCCGCTAACTGTTAACTATCAAGAAAAAACCTACGCTGCGGGTAAAATTCCTGGCGGTTTCTTCAAACGTGAAGGTCGTCCATCAGAAGATGAAACTCTGATTGCACGTCTTATTGACCGTCCTATTCGTCCTTTATTCCCTAACGGTTTTAAAAACGAAGTTCAAGTTATCATCACTGTGGTTTCTGTTGACCCACAAATCGAGCCAGATATTATTTCGATGATAGGTACTTCTGCGGCCTTAGCTATTTCTGGTATTCCATTCAGCGGCCCACTAGGTGCGGCGCGTGTGGGTTATATCAATGGCGAATACCTACTTAACCCAACAGTTGACCAGCTTGCAACAAGCTCACTTAACTTAGTGGTAGCAGGTACTAAAGCTGCGGTTCTTATGGTTGAATCTGAAGCCAAAGCCCTTGCAGAAGAAATCATGCTAGGCGCGGTAACTTACGGTCACGATCAACAACAAGTGGTTGTCGATGCGATTGCTGAATTTAAAGCAGAAGCTGGCAAGCCAACGTGGGATTGGACTGCACCAGTTCAAGATCAAGCGTTAGTCGCAAAAATCAAAGAGCTTGCAGAAGCTGGCATGACAGATGCGTACCAAATTGAAGTTAAGCAAGACAGATATGTTCAAGTCGGTGTTGTTAAAGCTGCTGCAAAAGCGGCATTAGTTGCTGAAAATCCAGATGTTGATACTCGTGAAGTAGATAACTTATTGGGTAGTCTAGAGAAAAACGTAGTACGTAGCCGCATCATCGCGGGTAAGCCACGTATCGACGGCCGCGAACCAGACATGATCCGTGCGTTGAACGTATTAGCAGGCGTACTGCCACGTACTCACGGTAGTTCATTGTTTACCCGTGGTGAAACTCAGGCATTAGTGACTTGTACGTTAGGTACTGAGCGTGATGCACAGAAGATTGACAGCATCATGGGTGAGCGTACTAACCGCTTCATGCTTCACTATAACTTCCCTCCATACTCTGTTGGTGAAACAGGCATGGTAGGTTCACCTAAGCGCCGCGAAATCGGTCATGGTAAGTTAGCGTGGCGCGGTATGAATGCCGTTATGCCTACAGCTGAAGAATTCCCATACAGCATCCGCGTAGTATCAGAGATTACTGAATCAAATGGTTCAAGCTCTATGGCTTCTGTTTGTGGTACTTCATTAGCATTGATGGATGCCGGCGTACCAATCAAGACTTCTGTTGCTGGTATTGCAATGGGTCTAGTTAAAGAAGGCGACGATTTCGTTGTACTTTCTGACATTCTAGGCGACGAAGATCATTTAGGTGACATGGACTTTAAAGTTGCTGGTACTCGTGATGGTATTACTGCTCTGCAGATGGATATCAAAATCGAAGGCATCACTAAAGAAATCATGGATATCGCACTGCAACAAGCTTATGGCGCACGTGTTCATATCCTAAACGTGATGGACCAAGCGATTGGCACGCATCGTGGCGATATCTCTGCACATGCTCCACGCATCACCACAATCAAGATCAACCCAGAGAAAATCCGTGATGTTATTGGTAAAGGCGGCGCGGTAATTCGTGCACTTACCGAAGAAACTGGCACGACTATCGAGCTTGATGATGACGGTACTGTGAAGATTGCCTCTTCAAACGGTGAAGCGACTAAAGAAGCTATCCGCCGTATCGAAGAAATTACCGCTGAAGTTGAAGTGGGTCGTGTCTACAACGGTAAAGTTATCCGTATCGTAGATTTCGGTGCCTTCATTAACATTCTTCCTGGTAAAGATGGTTTAGTTCACATTTCACAGATCAGTGATGAGCGCGTTGCTAACGTGTCAGATCATCTTGAAATGAACCAAGACGTTAAAGTTAAGGTCATGGAAGTGGATCGTCAAGGCCGCGTAAGATTGTCTATCAAAGAAGCACAAGAGAAAGTGGCTGCTGAATAAGCCTGCTGACTTGCTTAAAAAGGAGATCATTTGATCTCCTTTTTTTATGCCTAAAAGAATGAAAATATAATCGCTTATGCCATGGTTCTTATTTGCTTAGATTGCTATGATATTGAATATTAATAAATCCTCATAAGGTAGGGCTGATGGAAGCTTTTTTTCGTGTCAAATTAAGTGCACTTTTCATCGTGACGTCAGTGTTCTTGTCAGCTTGCGTATCCACAACACCCTCAAACTCAATCGATGATGCCGTTGACGGCAAAGTCATGGTCGCGCCATTAGTGCCAGATTATAAACTCGAAGTGACCTTGGCTAAGCTCAATGAAATTCTTGGTACCATGGAACTCACTCGAGAGCAAAGAGCGCGCTTTCATTATGATCGCGGCGTAATTTACGACAGTGTTGGTTTGAGGTTACTCGGTCGAATCGATTTTCATCAAGCATTAAAATTACAACCAGATTTAGCGGATGCGTATAATTTTATAGGAATTTATTACACTCAAGAAGGCGAGTTTGAGAGTGCTTATGAGGCGTTCGATGGAGTATTAGAGTTAGCGCCAGATTATGATTATGCTTTTTTAAACCGGGGTATCGCCTTGTATTATGGCGAGCGTAATCAGCTGGCAGTCGAAGACATGCAGGCATTTTATGACAGAGACCCCAGCGACGGTTACCGCGCGTTATGGCTCTATTTAATCGCAGAATCGGTAGAGAAAGAGCAAGCTGCTGTTCAGTTGCAAGGTAACAGACAGCAACTCAATGATTCGGCCTGGTCTAGCGTATTGGTGGATTATTATTTAGGTAAGCTCACCAAGGAGCAGGTATTTCAAGCTGCTAAGGTCGACTTAACTAAACCCAGAGAATACGCTGAACGTCTCTGTGAAGCTTATTTCTATCTGGCAAAACGCGCCGCGATGAATCAAGAGTATCAACAGGCGGCTAATTATTACCGCTTGACCTTAGCGACCAATATCTATGATTTTGTTGAACACAGATATGCGCGCATCGAGCTGGCTAAAATGAGGCAACATTTAGGCGAGTAACCTTAATAAGTTGTAACCCAAAAATGCATCTAATATAGATGCATTTTTTGTTTTAGCTATTGAAAAATCCTCTTTTAAACAGGAGTTGACGTTAATTCCTTGCCAGTATCAACCGCTGTTTAATAATGGTTCACGCTCTATGGTTGAGGTTATCTAGCTAATCATGGCTAATGACGCTATAATTTGCGCCATTTTTAGCGGCAAAAGTGCAAGGTCATCATGTTAGGTAATCACGCTGAGGTAGATATACGTCGTACCTTCGCCATCATTTCGCACCCCGATGCGGGTAAGACAACAATTACAGAAAAAGTATTGTTATTCGGTCAAGCTATTCAAGTTGCGGGAACAGTAAAAGGCCGTGGCTCTAAGCAGCACGCTAAATCAGATTGGATGGAAATGGAGAAAGATCGTGGTATTTCTATTACCACATCTGTGATGCAATTCCCCTATAAAGATTGCCTAGTCAACTTACTTGATACTCCGGGTCACGAAGACTTCTCCGAAGATACTTATCGCACCTTGACTGCGGTTGACTCTTGTTTGATGGTGATTGATGCTGCAAAAGGTGTAGAAGATCGCACCCGTAAGCTGATGGAAGTGACCCGCCTTAGGGATACGCCTATTATTACCTTCATGAACAAGTGCGATCGTGATATTCGCGATCCCATGGAAGTCATGGATGAAGTTGAAAATGAACTTAAAATTGCCTGTGCGCCAATTACTTGGCCAATAGGCTGTGGTAAATCCTTTAAAGGGGTTTATCACCTTCATCGCGATGAAACGATTTTGTATCAGTCAGGTCTTGGGCACATGATGCAAGAAGTACGCATAGTCAAAGGCTTAGACAACCCTGAGCTAGATAAGGCTATTGGTAGCGAGTTAGCCGAGCAACTGCGCGAAGAGCTTGAGTTGGTAATAGGTGCCTCCCATGAGTTTGAGCTAGCGGCCTTCTTAAAAGGTGAGCTGACACCTGTGTATTTTGGTACGGCATTAGGTAACTTTGGTGTTGATCATATGCTCGATGGCTTGACTCAGTGGGCACCTAAGCCTCAGCCTCGTCAAACTGAAGTGCGTGAAGTGACCTCCCTCGATAGTGATTTTTCAGGATTTATCTTTAAAATCCAAGCGAATATGGACCCTAAACACAGGGACCGGGTGGCCTTTATGCGCGTGGTTTCAGGTAAATATGAAAAGGGCATGAAAATGCACCATGTTCGTG includes:
- the pnp gene encoding polyribonucleotide nucleotidyltransferase; translated protein: MNPIVKSFEYGQHTVTLETGVIARQADAAVLASMGDTTVLVTVVGKKVADLSRDFFPLTVNYQEKTYAAGKIPGGFFKREGRPSEDETLIARLIDRPIRPLFPNGFKNEVQVIITVVSVDPQIEPDIISMIGTSAALAISGIPFSGPLGAARVGYINGEYLLNPTVDQLATSSLNLVVAGTKAAVLMVESEAKALAEEIMLGAVTYGHDQQQVVVDAIAEFKAEAGKPTWDWTAPVQDQALVAKIKELAEAGMTDAYQIEVKQDRYVQVGVVKAAAKAALVAENPDVDTREVDNLLGSLEKNVVRSRIIAGKPRIDGREPDMIRALNVLAGVLPRTHGSSLFTRGETQALVTCTLGTERDAQKIDSIMGERTNRFMLHYNFPPYSVGETGMVGSPKRREIGHGKLAWRGMNAVMPTAEEFPYSIRVVSEITESNGSSSMASVCGTSLALMDAGVPIKTSVAGIAMGLVKEGDDFVVLSDILGDEDHLGDMDFKVAGTRDGITALQMDIKIEGITKEIMDIALQQAYGARVHILNVMDQAIGTHRGDISAHAPRITTIKINPEKIRDVIGKGGAVIRALTEETGTTIELDDDGTVKIASSNGEATKEAIRRIEEITAEVEVGRVYNGKVIRIVDFGAFINILPGKDGLVHISQISDERVANVSDHLEMNQDVKVKVMEVDRQGRVRLSIKEAQEKVAAE
- the nlpI gene encoding lipoprotein NlpI translates to MEAFFRVKLSALFIVTSVFLSACVSTTPSNSIDDAVDGKVMVAPLVPDYKLEVTLAKLNEILGTMELTREQRARFHYDRGVIYDSVGLRLLGRIDFHQALKLQPDLADAYNFIGIYYTQEGEFESAYEAFDGVLELAPDYDYAFLNRGIALYYGERNQLAVEDMQAFYDRDPSDGYRALWLYLIAESVEKEQAAVQLQGNRQQLNDSAWSSVLVDYYLGKLTKEQVFQAAKVDLTKPREYAERLCEAYFYLAKRAAMNQEYQQAANYYRLTLATNIYDFVEHRYARIELAKMRQHLGE
- the prfC gene encoding peptide chain release factor 3, with protein sequence MLGNHAEVDIRRTFAIISHPDAGKTTITEKVLLFGQAIQVAGTVKGRGSKQHAKSDWMEMEKDRGISITTSVMQFPYKDCLVNLLDTPGHEDFSEDTYRTLTAVDSCLMVIDAAKGVEDRTRKLMEVTRLRDTPIITFMNKCDRDIRDPMEVMDEVENELKIACAPITWPIGCGKSFKGVYHLHRDETILYQSGLGHMMQEVRIVKGLDNPELDKAIGSELAEQLREELELVIGASHEFELAAFLKGELTPVYFGTALGNFGVDHMLDGLTQWAPKPQPRQTEVREVTSLDSDFSGFIFKIQANMDPKHRDRVAFMRVVSGKYEKGMKMHHVRVGKDVRISDALTFVAGDREQVEEAYPGDIIGLHNHGTIQIGDTFTQGEKLKFTGIPNFAPEMFRRIRLKDPLKQKQLLKGLVQLAEEGAVQVFRPLDNNDLIVGAVGVLQFEVVVGRLKSEYNVEAIYEAINVSTARWVYCKDERKLEEFRRKCSVNLALDGGNNLTYIAPTMVNLNLSMERYPDVAFAKTREN